Proteins from a genomic interval of Pseudomonas sp. RC10:
- a CDS encoding glycosyl transferase family protein, which produces MTSLYWPYWLAHYYSALEVATIVVAAIILISSLDDLFIDLWYWARRIYRKFTAERRYRPLTPEQLIARDEQPLAIMVPAWLEYDVIAPMIENMVSTLDYQNYVVFVGTYVNDQRTIDEVERMRRRYKQLHRVEVPHAGPTCKADCLNWVIQAIFLYEKTHGVNFAGVVLHDSEDVLHPLEMRLFNYLLPRKDMIQLPVVSLERNWYEWVAGTYMDEFAEWHGKDLVVRESMTDSVPSAGVGTCFSRRALQVLADENTNQPFNTDSLTEDYDVGARLARYGMSAIFVRFPVQYRVLRKSWFREPYESTLEMPLCVREFFPDTFRTAFRQKARWTLGIGLQGWEQMGWSGSLANRYLLFRDRKGIVTSFVSIIAYLILAQLLALIVLRASGLWNTSFPTPFETNGFVGFLLAANGIALLWRMAHRCYFTTIIYGWQHGLLSMPRMVVGNFVNFMAAARAWRLFLVGKVLNRKLVWDKTMHDFPSTDLVARAPRKLGSVLLSWQAINDENLQSALDEQQTRQMPLGRILLSHGWLDDETLAEAIAFQNDLPRVFDLAAKVQPQSALADEFCLRWRVVPLALDIDGRPEVAVASPLSDEGVQQITEQMGAEPVQLIARESEIVEQLRRLDVVAGQPLPSATPLLGDLLIEQGLLDRQTFNRAMLQYRPHVHGRIGDYLVDTGVLSRETIEQAVARQHRHSSPDASTEQPS; this is translated from the coding sequence ATGACCTCGCTTTATTGGCCCTACTGGCTGGCCCATTACTACAGCGCGCTGGAAGTCGCGACCATCGTGGTCGCGGCGATCATCCTGATTTCCAGTCTGGACGATCTGTTCATCGACCTGTGGTACTGGGCGCGGCGCATTTACCGCAAGTTCACGGCCGAGCGGCGCTACCGTCCGTTGACCCCTGAACAGTTGATCGCCCGCGACGAGCAGCCGCTGGCGATCATGGTCCCGGCGTGGCTGGAATACGACGTCATCGCGCCGATGATCGAGAACATGGTCTCGACGCTGGACTACCAGAACTACGTGGTCTTCGTCGGCACCTACGTCAACGATCAGCGCACCATCGACGAAGTCGAGCGTATGCGCCGTCGCTACAAACAGCTGCACCGGGTGGAAGTGCCCCACGCGGGTCCGACCTGCAAGGCGGACTGTCTGAACTGGGTGATTCAGGCGATCTTTCTCTACGAAAAGACCCACGGAGTGAACTTCGCCGGGGTGGTGTTGCACGACAGCGAAGACGTGCTACACCCGCTGGAAATGCGCCTGTTCAACTACCTGCTGCCGCGCAAGGACATGATCCAGCTGCCGGTGGTGTCGCTGGAGCGCAATTGGTACGAGTGGGTCGCAGGCACCTACATGGACGAATTTGCCGAGTGGCATGGCAAGGACCTCGTGGTGCGGGAAAGCATGACCGACAGCGTGCCATCGGCGGGCGTCGGCACCTGTTTCTCGCGCCGCGCCCTGCAAGTGCTGGCGGATGAAAACACCAACCAGCCGTTCAACACCGACAGCCTCACCGAAGACTACGACGTGGGCGCGCGACTGGCGCGCTACGGCATGAGCGCGATCTTCGTGCGTTTCCCGGTGCAGTACCGGGTGCTGCGCAAATCCTGGTTTCGCGAGCCGTACGAATCGACGCTGGAAATGCCGCTCTGCGTGCGGGAGTTCTTTCCCGACACCTTCCGCACGGCGTTCCGGCAGAAAGCCCGCTGGACGCTGGGTATCGGCTTGCAAGGCTGGGAGCAGATGGGCTGGAGCGGCTCATTGGCCAACCGCTATCTGCTGTTTCGCGACCGCAAAGGCATCGTCACGTCGTTCGTCAGCATCATCGCTTACCTGATCCTCGCGCAGTTGCTGGCGCTGATCGTGTTGCGCGCCAGTGGGCTGTGGAACACCAGTTTCCCGACGCCGTTCGAGACCAACGGTTTCGTCGGGTTCCTGCTGGCGGCCAACGGCATCGCGCTGCTGTGGCGCATGGCCCACCGTTGCTACTTCACCACGATCATCTACGGCTGGCAGCACGGCCTGCTGTCGATGCCGCGCATGGTGGTCGGCAACTTCGTCAATTTCATGGCCGCCGCTCGGGCCTGGCGTCTGTTTTTGGTGGGCAAGGTCCTCAATCGCAAACTGGTCTGGGACAAGACCATGCACGATTTCCCCTCCACCGATCTGGTGGCCCGTGCGCCGCGCAAACTCGGCAGCGTGTTGCTGTCGTGGCAGGCGATCAACGACGAAAACCTGCAAAGCGCGCTGGACGAACAACAGACCCGGCAAATGCCGCTGGGCCGCATCCTGCTCAGCCACGGCTGGCTCGACGATGAAACCCTCGCCGAAGCCATCGCCTTCCAGAACGACCTGCCACGGGTGTTCGACCTCGCGGCCAAAGTGCAACCGCAGTCGGCGCTGGCGGATGAGTTCTGCCTGCGCTGGCGCGTCGTGCCTTTGGCGCTGGACATTGACGGCCGCCCTGAAGTCGCCGTGGCCAGCCCCCTGTCGGACGAAGGCGTGCAGCAGATCACCGAACAGATGGGCGCTGAGCCCGTGCAACTGATTGCCCGGGAAAGCGAGATCGTCGAGCAATTACGTCGCCTCGACGTGGTGGCGGGTCAGCCGCTGCCATCGGCCACGCCACTGCTGGGCGACCTGCTGATCGAGCAGGGCCTGCTGGACCGGCAGACCTTCAACCGCGCCATGTTGCAGTACCGGCCCCATGTGCATGGCCGCATCGGCGATTACCTCGTCGACACCGGCGTGCTGTCGCGGGAAACCATCGAGCAGGCCGTGGCCCGGCAACACCGCCATTCCTCACCGGACGCCTCAACGGAGCAGCCCTCATGA
- a CDS encoding cellulose biosynthesis cyclic di-GMP-binding regulatory protein BcsB has product MKSSVTVHSGALSALACGMSLLAVAPAFAAESPLSQAISRLAADTRQQRVIDLKDLGIDRPIILNATDARRELYLPVPADVPLTDATLHFDASYLNGESGRNTLLLSLDGYPVRALGLNEGEGDASATIGVDKSPRDSGSVRLGVAWSSIISRVQCEDERAIGNVLRIDPHSRLSYSFDASQLQDVGAAWNALPGKPGILVAPGALSSASYDAAWRLGVAVERIGKQARIVSFPSVKDSIELGDLNIPAELKQIPAFASLDGKGLHTLDDPAQIGALLVLGQTPALNADLAINDPQLLKAVTESLDALQAQIQRLDASAGSAFTQWRDRHVNGALASGTDNVRLAMLGAHPLLLINQDAAGKAIGLFSAAWNKLARTRQLTVGEEANMPLSEDGRVALSRLGGKPGSVDVLAKTDWSASFPLGAVAYDGRVPVSAAVDVSAAPGASGTPPIASLFLNDYLIGAKQLDADGQKERIEARIPRYALGSQNILRVSFQRQPVSDLCRETPQAFPVAVLPSSHITLDKAPLDSDFSGMAARFAAGAQVVVPQGYLDRPAASLPQVIRIASASGVSPLRADFKVNSDAKAALSPDKSFLAFEVPVKDSTESVQVNGEGHLLINQKEQTLLDLKTLNHLAALQVVDSGSQHGMIYRTLGGQAPNFARPVLLERGNVTVLGDNGPLTTFDAKDPTGSQMIDDEEPKGFDAWRKPSALWLIPAAVIAFLLLLLAGHRARRNRQ; this is encoded by the coding sequence ATGAAGTCTTCCGTTACCGTTCACTCGGGGGCGCTCAGTGCCCTTGCCTGCGGCATGAGCCTGCTGGCCGTCGCGCCTGCCTTCGCCGCCGAGAGCCCGTTGAGCCAGGCCATCAGCCGTCTGGCTGCTGATACCCGTCAGCAGCGGGTCATTGACCTGAAGGACCTGGGCATCGACCGCCCGATCATCCTCAACGCCACGGACGCTCGTCGTGAGCTGTACCTCCCCGTGCCCGCCGACGTGCCGCTGACCGACGCCACGCTGCATTTCGACGCGAGCTACCTGAATGGCGAATCTGGGCGCAACACGCTGCTCTTGTCGCTGGACGGTTACCCGGTGCGGGCCCTCGGACTGAACGAAGGGGAGGGCGACGCCAGCGCCACGATCGGGGTCGACAAGTCGCCCCGGGACAGTGGCTCGGTGCGTCTGGGCGTGGCGTGGTCGTCGATCATTTCCCGCGTGCAATGCGAAGACGAGCGCGCCATCGGCAACGTGCTGCGCATCGATCCCCACAGCCGTTTGAGCTACAGCTTCGACGCCAGCCAGTTGCAAGACGTTGGCGCCGCGTGGAATGCGCTGCCGGGCAAACCGGGGATTCTGGTTGCGCCGGGTGCCTTGTCCAGTGCCAGCTACGACGCCGCCTGGCGTCTCGGCGTGGCGGTGGAACGCATCGGCAAGCAGGCGCGCATCGTGTCGTTCCCGTCGGTCAAGGACAGCATCGAGCTGGGGGACCTGAACATCCCGGCTGAACTCAAACAGATCCCGGCCTTCGCCAGCCTCGACGGCAAGGGCCTGCACACCCTCGACGACCCGGCGCAGATCGGCGCCCTGTTGGTGTTGGGCCAGACCCCGGCGCTCAATGCCGACCTGGCCATCAACGACCCTCAGTTGCTCAAGGCGGTGACCGAATCGCTGGACGCCTTGCAGGCACAGATTCAACGCCTCGACGCTTCGGCGGGCAGCGCGTTCACACAATGGCGCGACCGTCACGTCAATGGCGCGCTGGCCTCGGGCACTGACAACGTGCGTCTGGCCATGCTCGGCGCGCACCCGCTGCTGCTGATCAATCAGGACGCCGCTGGAAAAGCCATCGGCCTGTTCAGCGCCGCCTGGAACAAACTCGCCCGCACTCGCCAATTGACCGTCGGCGAAGAAGCCAACATGCCCCTGAGCGAAGACGGCCGCGTGGCGTTGAGCCGACTGGGCGGCAAGCCCGGCAGCGTCGATGTGCTGGCCAAGACCGACTGGAGCGCGAGCTTCCCGTTGGGCGCCGTGGCCTACGACGGGCGCGTGCCGGTCAGTGCGGCGGTGGACGTGTCCGCTGCACCTGGCGCTTCCGGCACGCCACCGATTGCCAGCCTGTTCCTCAACGACTATTTGATCGGCGCCAAACAGCTCGATGCGGATGGCCAGAAAGAACGCATCGAAGCCCGCATTCCGCGTTATGCCTTGGGTTCGCAGAACATTCTGCGTGTGTCGTTCCAGCGTCAGCCGGTCAGCGACCTGTGCCGTGAAACGCCGCAAGCGTTCCCGGTTGCGGTCCTGCCGAGCAGCCACATCACCCTGGACAAGGCGCCGCTGGACAGCGACTTCTCTGGCATGGCCGCACGCTTCGCGGCGGGTGCTCAGGTCGTTGTCCCGCAAGGCTACCTCGACCGCCCGGCGGCCAGCCTGCCGCAAGTGATCCGCATCGCCAGCGCCAGTGGTGTGTCGCCGTTGCGCGCTGACTTCAAAGTCAACAGCGACGCCAAGGCCGCGCTGTCGCCGGACAAATCGTTCCTCGCCTTCGAAGTGCCAGTTAAAGACAGCACGGAATCGGTGCAGGTCAACGGCGAAGGCCACCTGCTGATCAACCAGAAGGAACAAACTCTGCTGGACTTGAAAACCCTCAATCACCTGGCCGCCCTGCAAGTGGTCGATTCGGGCAGTCAGCACGGCATGATCTACCGCACCCTCGGCGGACAGGCGCCGAACTTCGCTCGCCCGGTCCTGCTGGAGCGCGGCAACGTCACGGTGCTGGGTGACAACGGCCCGCTGACCACCTTCGACGCGAAGGACCCGACCGGCAGCCAGATGATCGACGACGAAGAACCGAAAGGCTTCGACGCCTGGCGTAAACCGTCGGCCTTGTGGCTGATTCCTGCGGCCGTGATCGCCTTCCTTCTGCTGTTGCTGGCCGGCCACCGCGCCCGTCGCAATCGCCAGTAA
- the wecB gene encoding UDP-N-acetylglucosamine 2-epimerase (non-hydrolyzing), with protein MARAHPKLKVLSIFGTRPEAIKMAPLVKALAAEPGIDSQICITGQHQSMLQQVLDMFELKADYTLDVMTPGQTLNTLTAALYAAIDPVLEAARPDKVLVHGDTTSAMVAAMSAFHRRIPVAHIEAGLRTGDIHQPWPEEMNRRSIDLISDHLFTPTAQSRRNVLGERLQGTSFVTGNTVIDALEMTAERIDSNRQLRVALDRQFSFLDSSRKLLLVTGHRRENFGDGFLDICKALRTLASRNDIQIVYPVHLNPNVLGPVTEHLGDLPNVHLIKPLDYLSFVRLMQLAHVVLTDSGGVQEEAPSLGKPVLVMRDVTERPEAVAAGTVRLVGTDPDAIVRGVCALYDDEHLWRMASQSANPYGDGKACSRIVDALMGRPVDEFVVETPARRSESVEAQRPQPHLRSVSSLH; from the coding sequence ATGGCTCGAGCTCACCCCAAACTCAAGGTGTTGTCGATTTTTGGCACACGCCCGGAGGCCATCAAGATGGCCCCGCTGGTCAAGGCGCTGGCTGCCGAACCTGGCATCGATTCGCAGATCTGCATCACCGGCCAGCATCAGAGCATGCTGCAGCAGGTGCTGGACATGTTCGAGCTCAAGGCCGATTACACGCTCGACGTGATGACGCCAGGGCAGACGCTGAACACCCTGACCGCTGCGCTTTATGCGGCCATTGACCCGGTCCTCGAAGCCGCCCGGCCTGACAAGGTGCTGGTGCATGGCGATACCACCTCGGCGATGGTCGCCGCAATGTCGGCGTTTCACCGGCGGATTCCGGTGGCGCACATCGAAGCAGGTCTGCGCACCGGTGACATTCATCAGCCGTGGCCGGAAGAGATGAACCGCCGCAGCATCGATCTGATTTCCGATCATCTGTTTACCCCCACGGCCCAGTCTCGCCGTAACGTGTTGGGCGAGCGGTTGCAGGGCACGTCGTTCGTCACCGGCAACACAGTGATCGACGCGCTGGAGATGACTGCCGAACGCATCGACAGCAACCGCCAGTTGCGCGTCGCCCTCGACCGTCAATTCAGCTTTCTCGATTCCAGTCGCAAGTTGCTGTTGGTGACCGGGCATCGTCGCGAGAACTTCGGTGACGGCTTCCTCGACATTTGCAAAGCGCTGCGCACACTGGCCAGTCGCAACGATATTCAGATCGTTTACCCGGTGCATCTGAACCCGAACGTGCTGGGGCCGGTGACCGAGCATCTGGGCGATCTGCCCAATGTGCACCTGATCAAACCGCTGGACTACCTGTCCTTTGTGCGCCTGATGCAGCTGGCCCATGTGGTGCTGACCGACTCTGGCGGCGTGCAGGAAGAAGCGCCGTCCCTAGGCAAGCCCGTGTTGGTGATGCGCGACGTGACCGAACGCCCGGAAGCCGTGGCCGCCGGTACAGTGCGGCTGGTGGGCACTGACCCCGACGCCATCGTGCGTGGCGTGTGCGCGCTGTATGACGATGAGCACCTGTGGCGCATGGCGTCGCAATCGGCCAACCCCTATGGCGACGGCAAGGCGTGCTCGCGCATCGTCGATGCGCTGATGGGCCGGCCGGTGGACGAATTCGTGGTGGAGACGCCCGCCCGGCGATCCGAATCCGTCGAGGCGCAGCGCCCGCAGCCTCATCTGCGTTCGGTGTCCAGTCTGCATTAG
- the yghX gene encoding YghX family hydrolase, translated as MTRLTAKDFAPELLELYDFYVHGKINRREFLDRAAVFTLGGLTATSILASLTPNYALAEQVAFTDPDIVAEYITYPSPKGNGQVRAYLVRPAKASAKVPAVLVVHENRGLNPYIEDVARRVAKAGFVALAPDGLSSVGGYPGNDDMGRDLQSKVDPEKLMNDFFAGIEWLMGHHATTGKVGITGFCYGGGVANAAAVAYPELSAAVPFYGRQPKAEEVSRIKAPLLLHYAELDKPITDGWPAYEQALKAAGRTYEAHIYKGANHGFHNDSTPRYDEAAAKLAWDRTVAWFNKYLV; from the coding sequence ATGACCCGTCTCACTGCCAAGGATTTCGCCCCCGAGTTGCTGGAGCTGTATGACTTCTACGTCCACGGCAAAATCAATCGCCGTGAGTTTCTCGACCGCGCGGCGGTCTTCACGCTGGGCGGCCTGACCGCCACGTCCATCCTTGCTTCGTTGACCCCCAATTACGCGCTCGCCGAGCAGGTGGCGTTCACCGACCCCGACATCGTGGCCGAGTACATCACGTACCCGTCGCCCAAGGGCAATGGCCAGGTGCGGGCCTATCTGGTGCGACCGGCGAAGGCGTCGGCCAAGGTGCCAGCGGTGTTGGTGGTGCATGAAAACCGGGGCTTGAACCCGTATATCGAGGACGTGGCGCGGCGGGTCGCGAAGGCGGGTTTCGTGGCGCTGGCACCGGACGGGTTGTCGTCGGTGGGCGGCTATCCCGGCAACGATGACATGGGGCGGGACCTGCAGTCGAAGGTCGATCCGGAAAAACTGATGAATGATTTCTTCGCGGGGATCGAGTGGTTGATGGGGCATCACGCGACGACGGGCAAGGTGGGGATCACCGGGTTCTGTTACGGCGGCGGGGTGGCGAACGCGGCGGCGGTGGCGTATCCGGAGTTGTCGGCGGCGGTGCCGTTTTATGGGCGGCAGCCGAAGGCGGAGGAGGTGAGTCGGATCAAGGCGCCGCTGTTGTTGCATTACGCGGAGTTGGATAAGCCGATTACGGATGGCTGGCCGGCGTATGAGCAGGCGTTGAAGGCGGCGGGGAGGACGTATGAGGCGCATATTTACAAGGGTGCGAATCATGGTTTTCACAATGATTCGACGCCTCGGTATGACGAGGCGGCGGCGAAGCTGGCGTGGGATCGGACGGTGGCGTGGTTTAACAAGTATTTGGTGTGA
- a CDS encoding LysR family transcriptional regulator, with amino-acid sequence MREISLDRLRTLVAIADHGSFAEAARVLNLAPPTVSLHIADLEARVGGALLSRTRGKVQPSAIGETLIERARRLLADAEQALEDVERQVLGLAGRVRLGASTGVIAQLIPQALETLGLRHGGIDVQVAVLTSQQTLHKLTDGSLDIGVIALPQPPVKGLRITPWRRDPVMAFLPARWDSPEVITPSWLAGQALILNDPSTRLSRQVGEWFANEGPQPTPRIQLNYNDAIKSLVAAGYGATLLPHEASTPLPDSRVVMRPLQPPLSRELGIAHRAGEVERSTGHVLEVLWGLQAW; translated from the coding sequence ATGCGCGAAATCAGCCTCGACCGTTTGCGCACCTTGGTAGCGATTGCCGATCACGGCTCGTTTGCCGAGGCGGCGCGGGTGTTGAACCTGGCGCCGCCAACGGTCAGCCTGCACATCGCCGACCTGGAAGCGCGGGTAGGCGGCGCGTTGCTCTCGCGGACCCGAGGCAAGGTGCAGCCGTCGGCCATCGGTGAAACCCTGATCGAACGGGCGCGGCGTCTGCTGGCCGATGCTGAACAGGCGCTCGAAGACGTCGAACGTCAGGTGTTGGGACTGGCGGGCCGCGTACGGCTGGGGGCGTCCACCGGGGTGATCGCGCAGTTGATCCCTCAGGCGCTGGAAACCCTCGGCCTCCGACATGGGGGCATCGACGTGCAAGTCGCTGTGCTGACGTCGCAGCAGACCCTGCACAAACTCACCGATGGCAGCCTCGACATCGGCGTGATCGCGTTGCCGCAACCGCCCGTCAAAGGCCTGCGCATCACGCCGTGGCGGCGGGACCCGGTCATGGCGTTTTTGCCCGCGCGTTGGGACAGTCCCGAGGTGATCACGCCGTCGTGGCTGGCCGGGCAGGCGCTGATTCTCAACGACCCCTCGACCCGGCTCTCGCGCCAAGTGGGGGAATGGTTCGCCAATGAAGGACCGCAGCCGACGCCGCGCATTCAGCTCAATTACAACGACGCGATCAAGAGCCTGGTGGCGGCAGGTTACGGCGCGACGTTGCTGCCCCACGAAGCGTCCACGCCGTTGCCGGACAGTCGCGTTGTCATGCGTCCGTTGCAACCGCCGTTGTCGCGGGAATTGGGCATCGCGCACCGGGCTGGGGAGGTGGAGCGTTCGACCGGGCATGTGCTGGAGGTGCTGTGGGGGTTGCAGGCGTGGTAG
- the argC gene encoding N-acetyl-gamma-glutamyl-phosphate reductase — protein sequence MTLPVVFIDGDQGTTGLQIHQRLQGRTDLTLVTLPAEQRKHPQSRLAALNTCDIAILCLPDDAARAAAASIENPNVRVIDASSAHRTDPEWVYGFAQISAEQQAAIASAKRVSNPGCYPTGAVGLLRPLLDAGLVPRDYPITINAVSGYSGKGRAGVEEFEGQDAAQATPFQIYGLSLAHKHVPEIQQYSGLSERPVFIPAYGSFRQGIVLTIALQVRLLAPGVDGAALHACLAQHYAGSGFVEVMGMDEAKALSGLDPRALNGTDKLRLMVFENAGHVMLAAVFDNLGKGAAGAAVQNLDLMLTGA from the coding sequence ATGACCCTTCCTGTGGTTTTCATCGACGGCGACCAAGGCACCACCGGCTTGCAGATTCACCAGCGGCTGCAGGGGCGCACCGACCTGACCCTCGTCACTTTGCCTGCCGAGCAGCGCAAGCATCCGCAAAGCCGCCTGGCCGCGCTCAACACCTGTGACATCGCCATTCTGTGCCTGCCGGACGACGCCGCCCGCGCCGCCGCTGCCAGCATCGAGAACCCGAACGTGCGGGTGATCGACGCCAGCTCCGCGCACCGCACCGACCCGGAGTGGGTGTATGGCTTTGCACAGATCAGCGCGGAGCAACAGGCCGCCATCGCCTCGGCCAAGCGGGTGAGCAATCCGGGTTGCTACCCCACCGGCGCGGTAGGCCTGTTACGGCCGCTGCTGGACGCGGGTCTGGTGCCACGCGACTACCCGATCACGATCAACGCGGTGTCGGGGTATTCCGGCAAAGGGCGCGCCGGGGTCGAGGAGTTCGAAGGGCAAGATGCCGCCCAAGCCACTCCGTTCCAGATTTACGGACTGAGCCTGGCACACAAACACGTACCGGAAATTCAGCAGTACAGCGGGTTGTCCGAGCGGCCCGTGTTCATTCCAGCCTATGGCTCTTTTCGCCAGGGCATCGTGCTGACCATTGCCCTGCAAGTGCGTTTGTTGGCGCCGGGTGTGGATGGCGCAGCGCTGCACGCGTGCCTCGCGCAGCATTACGCAGGCAGCGGGTTTGTCGAGGTGATGGGCATGGACGAGGCGAAAGCGCTGTCCGGGCTGGACCCACGGGCGCTGAATGGCACCGATAAATTGCGCCTGATGGTCTTCGAAAACGCCGGGCACGTGATGCTGGCGGCGGTCTTCGACAATTTGGGCAAAGGGGCGGCCGGGGCGGCGGTGCAGAACCTCGACCTGATGCTCACCGGGGCTTGA
- a CDS encoding LysR substrate-binding domain-containing protein, which produces MNKLGKSLPPLASLLPFEAAARLLSFSRAAEELNLTQAAVSRQIRALEDDLGIALFQRRNRAVFLTDAGRELNLTLGNALRDVASTSDRLRGVAGKNEVVLLCQPCEAFHWLMPRLSNFHQQYPEIELKMVTWANPLTDFQGYFDVAMQSSNRDHGLHPLLFTAADEVFPVCSPAYANGRMLPIALDDLHGHTLLHHDAQPVYQLEWDTWLATFGVDVPQQARGLAFDSYSLMLHAAVEGHGLAMGWRRTSQRMLDSGALIAPFTQSVHLDNALSVYRRHGQARREEASLLVAWLKAELR; this is translated from the coding sequence ATGAATAAGCTCGGCAAATCCCTCCCGCCACTGGCCAGTCTGTTGCCCTTTGAGGCGGCGGCTCGGCTGTTGAGTTTTTCCCGTGCTGCCGAGGAGCTTAACCTCACTCAAGCGGCGGTCAGTCGGCAGATTCGGGCGCTGGAAGATGACCTCGGCATCGCCCTGTTTCAGCGCCGCAATCGGGCGGTGTTTCTGACCGATGCGGGACGCGAGCTCAACCTCACGCTGGGTAATGCATTGCGCGACGTCGCCAGCACCTCGGACCGGCTGCGCGGGGTGGCGGGGAAGAATGAAGTGGTGTTGCTGTGTCAGCCCTGCGAGGCGTTTCACTGGTTGATGCCGAGGCTGTCGAATTTCCATCAGCAGTACCCGGAAATCGAACTGAAAATGGTCACCTGGGCCAATCCACTGACCGACTTTCAGGGCTATTTCGACGTGGCGATGCAGAGCAGCAACCGCGACCACGGCCTGCACCCGTTGCTGTTCACGGCGGCCGATGAAGTCTTTCCCGTGTGCAGCCCCGCCTATGCGAACGGGCGAATGCTGCCCATCGCTCTCGACGATCTGCACGGCCACACGCTGCTGCACCACGATGCGCAGCCGGTCTATCAACTGGAATGGGACACCTGGCTGGCGACGTTCGGCGTTGACGTGCCGCAACAGGCGAGGGGGCTGGCGTTCGACAGCTACTCGCTGATGCTGCATGCGGCGGTCGAAGGGCATGGCCTGGCGATGGGTTGGCGACGCACGTCACAGCGCATGCTCGACAGCGGCGCCCTGATCGCGCCGTTCACCCAGAGCGTGCACCTGGACAACGCGCTGTCGGTCTACCGCCGCCACGGTCAGGCGCGCCGTGAGGAGGCGAGCCTGTTGGTGGCGTGGCTGAAGGCCGAATTGCGGTAG
- a CDS encoding DMT family transporter, which yields MPTSRSTLLQGVAFAVLATLCWASNFISPYVLQGYSIQDFMLVRFMMAGLIGVCVLPFYRAQLRGLRPRQWLTGMGLGVVGYLGYSSCIAGGVIYGGPLLIAAFIGAVPVLQALLGNATQRSLRWGQLAVPVTVLCLGLVAINLNLLNESASGPTQLGLGLAFSFGAVLLWLSFSAVNQAAMVHLHTQATAAWTCLMTIGAGLAAVALTPLAWAANLLRLPVLGATTPDALHLYGWAALIALLSSVIGAGAWNVASRRLPMVLSGQLIALESLFASLLGLAFHGRLPSMAEMLGLVLILIGTVYAVRVILAPTHLASEQPATP from the coding sequence ATGCCCACATCACGCTCCACCCTCCTCCAAGGCGTCGCCTTCGCCGTGCTGGCGACGCTGTGCTGGGCGAGCAATTTCATCTCGCCGTACGTGTTGCAGGGCTACAGCATTCAGGACTTCATGCTCGTGCGTTTCATGATGGCCGGGCTGATCGGCGTTTGTGTGCTGCCGTTCTACCGCGCCCAGCTGCGGGGCCTGCGCCCTCGGCAGTGGCTGACCGGCATGGGCCTCGGTGTGGTGGGGTATTTGGGCTACAGCAGTTGCATCGCGGGTGGAGTGATCTACGGCGGGCCGTTGCTGATCGCCGCGTTCATCGGTGCCGTGCCGGTGTTGCAGGCCTTGCTTGGCAATGCGACACAGCGTTCGCTGCGCTGGGGTCAGTTGGCCGTGCCGGTGACGGTGCTGTGCCTCGGGTTGGTAGCGATCAATCTGAATCTGTTGAACGAATCCGCCAGCGGTCCGACGCAGTTGGGGCTCGGCCTGGCCTTTTCCTTCGGAGCGGTGCTGTTGTGGCTGTCGTTCAGCGCGGTGAATCAAGCGGCGATGGTGCATTTGCACACTCAGGCGACGGCAGCGTGGACCTGCCTGATGACCATTGGCGCAGGGCTTGCTGCTGTCGCGCTCACCCCATTGGCGTGGGCTGCGAACCTGTTGCGTCTTCCGGTTCTTGGCGCGACCACCCCCGACGCCCTGCACCTGTACGGCTGGGCCGCGTTGATCGCGCTGCTGTCGTCGGTGATCGGCGCCGGGGCCTGGAACGTCGCCTCGCGACGCCTGCCGATGGTGCTCTCCGGGCAATTGATCGCACTGGAATCGCTGTTCGCCAGCCTGCTCGGTCTGGCGTTCCACGGTCGCTTGCCGAGCATGGCCGAAATGCTCGGGCTGGTGCTGATTCTGATCGGCACTGTGTACGCCGTCCGGGTCATCCTCGCGCCCACCCACCTCGCCTCGGAACAACCCGCCACGCCCTGA